TCGATCTGGGCGAAGCGGTTGACGGTGGCGCTCCCGAGCATGCCGGCGATCGTCTGCTTGGTGTCCTTGACGAACGCCTGCTCGAGCAGGACGTTGTCCTTGAAGAAGCCGTTGAGGCGGCCCTCGACGATCTTGGGGACGGCCTGCTCGGGTTTGCCCTCGTTGCGGGTGAGGTTCTCGAGCACGGCCCGCTCGTTGGCCACGATGTCGGCGGGCACGTCGTCGCGGCTCAGGTAGGTGGGCCGCATGGAGGCCACGTGCAGGGCGATGTCGTGGGCCAGCGCCCGGTCTCCCCCTGACACCTCGACGAGCACGGCGTTGACGCCCCGGTCGTTCTGAGAGTGAAGGTAGGTGTCGAGGACCGCCCCCTCGGCCGCCTCGAAGCGCACGACCCGGCCCAGGTCGATGTTCTCCTTGAGGGTGATGCGCAGGCCGTCGAGGCGCTCTTTGAACTCGTCGGTCGCCCCCTCGCCCCGCTCGGCCACGGCGTTGGCCATCTCCTCGACCAGGGCCGCGAACTCGGGCGACTTGGCCACGAAGTCGGTCTCGCAGTTGAGCTCGACGGCGGCCGCGGCCGCCCCCGTGTTGGCCGTGGCCACCGCGCCCTGGGTGTTGGCCCGGTCGGCCCGCTTACCCGTCTGGGCCAGGCCCTGCTCCCGCAGCAGGTTCACGGCCTTGTCGAAGTCGCCGCCCGTTGCTTCGAGGGCCTTCTTGCAGTCGAGCATGCCCGCACCGGTGACCTGGCGGAGCCGCTGCACGTCTTTGGCGGTGAAGTCGGCCATCTCAGGCCTCCACCGGGCCCGGGCCCGAAGCCGGGAGCTGCTCGCCGTCGGCCTCGCCGGGCTCCTCCCCCGGCGGTCCCCCGCTCGGACCGCCTCCCGCTGACCTGTCCTCTGCCTCGCTCGGAGCCGAGGTTGCGTCGGTGTCGGGGGCGGCCGGGGCC
This genomic interval from Actinomycetota bacterium contains the following:
- the tsf gene encoding translation elongation factor Ts; amino-acid sequence: MADFTAKDVQRLRQVTGAGMLDCKKALEATGGDFDKAVNLLREQGLAQTGKRADRANTQGAVATANTGAAAAAVELNCETDFVAKSPEFAALVEEMANAVAERGEGATDEFKERLDGLRITLKENIDLGRVVRFEAAEGAVLDTYLHSQNDRGVNAVLVEVSGGDRALAHDIALHVASMRPTYLSRDDVPADIVANERAVLENLTRNEGKPEQAVPKIVEGRLNGFFKDNVLLEQAFVKDTKQTIAGMLGSATVNRFAQIEIGR